One Aphidius gifuensis isolate YNYX2018 linkage group LG5, ASM1490517v1, whole genome shotgun sequence genomic region harbors:
- the LOC122856526 gene encoding thymidylate kinase → MQRGALLVLEGCDRVGKSTQAKQLVAALNKLGIKAESRSFPDRSTHIGSIINEFLSNKNDIRIEAAHLLFSANRWECSNKMKKTLESGTTLVVDRYAASGAAYTSAVTGRNLDWCKEADRGLPAPDFVALFTIDVETLSARSGWANERYEKLEIQKKVANNFLKLKDDTCVKNKPIKELYSTE, encoded by the exons atgcAACGTGGTGCATTATTGGTTCTTGAAGGATGTGATAGAGTTGGAAAATCAACTCAGGCAAAACAGCTAGTTGCTGCACTTAATAAACTTGGAATCAAAGCAGAGTCACGAAGTTTTCCAG ATAGAAGTACTCATATTGGTTCAatcatcaatgaatttttatcaaataaaaatgatataaggATTGAAGCAGCTCATTTATTATTCTCAGCAAATCGATGGGAATGtagtaataaaatgaaaaaaactctGGAAAGTGGAACAACATTAGTTGTTGATAGATATGCTGCTTCAGGAGCAGCATATACATCAGCAGTTACTGGTCGTAATCTTGATTGGTGTAAAGAAGCTGATCGTGGTCTTCCAGCTCCAGATTTTGTTGCACTTTTTACAATTGACGTTGAAACATTAAGTGCGCGTTCTGGTTGGGCAAATGAACGATATGAAAAATtggaaattcaaaaaaaagtagctaataattttttaaaattaaaagatgatACATG tgttaaaaataaacctATCAAAGAGCTTTATTCAACagaataa